One region of Blattabacterium cuenoti genomic DNA includes:
- the purC gene encoding phosphoribosylaminoimidazolesuccinocarboxamide synthase, translated as MSCIIKKNILSEGKTKKIYTTENPLEVLIHYTDRITALNGLKKNFLQDKGVLNNEITTLIFQFLNSCGIKTHFIRKINNREQLCHKVDMIPLEFVVRNIVAGSMSKRLGIKEGIDLYNPIFEIFYKNDKLKDPLINDHHAVFLEIISYEELSHIYSMTSKINFFIKKYFLDKNILLVDFKIEFGKNHKNEILLSDEISPDTCRFWDRKTMKKLDKDLFRMGLKEEVFDIYMEILKRLNVS; from the coding sequence ATGAGCTGCATAATTAAAAAAAATATTTTGTCAGAAGGAAAAACAAAAAAAATATATACGACCGAAAATCCACTTGAAGTACTTATTCATTATACAGATAGGATAACTGCTTTGAATGGACTCAAAAAAAATTTTTTACAAGATAAAGGAGTTTTAAATAATGAAATAACTACATTGATCTTTCAATTTCTAAATTCTTGTGGAATTAAAACTCATTTTATACGAAAAATAAATAATAGAGAGCAGTTATGTCATAAAGTAGATATGATTCCTTTAGAATTTGTTGTCCGTAATATTGTTGCGGGAAGCATGTCTAAACGTTTAGGGATCAAAGAAGGAATTGATTTATATAATCCTATTTTTGAAATTTTTTATAAAAATGATAAATTAAAAGATCCCTTGATTAATGATCATCATGCAGTATTTTTAGAAATTATTTCTTATGAAGAATTAAGTCACATTTATAGTATGACATCGAAAATAAACTTTTTTATCAAAAAATATTTTTTAGATAAAAATATTCTGTTGGTAGATTTTAAAATAGAGTTTGGTAAGAATCATAAAAACGAGATTCTACTATCTGACGAAATCAGTCCAGATACTTGTCGTTTTTGGGATAGAAAAACAATGAAAAAATTGGATAAAGATTTATTTAGAATGGGATTAAAAGAAGAAGTATTTGATATTTATATGGAAATATTAAAAAGGTTAAATGTAAGTTAA
- the purF gene encoding amidophosphoribosyltransferase, translating to MGQRYSFSKKTISQLFPSILENNYFDKFHDECGVFGIYSPDKVDTFSLIQFGLFALQHRGQEACGFSVLRDGFIISHKSEGLVLDFFRKISNSECYHGNAVIGHTRYSTEGGQSKKNIQPFFGEDSYGKSTISIVHNGNLVNAQDLRKRLESTGVNFISEYSDSEVILRLIQKYLPESGNSLEKAIQKTTIDIKGAYSVIVLMDNKIAAFRDPNGIRPLCYGMLNEETYIFSSETCGIDSVGGFYVRDLFPGEIIIVEKKSIQFSLLSEKKNTRKRICSFEYIYFSRPDSLIENINVYEIREKSGEKLYEQHPVKADVVIGVPDSGVPASIGYSKASGIPFKPILVKNKYIGRSFILPKQEMREKMVNLKLNPILDEIKGKRIVIIDDSIVRGTTSRRLVYILRKAGAKEIHFRSASPPIIGPCYLGVDTPSQKDLISYNHIDKKSIEKILNVDSLEFLSMDNFIDILGSIHYCFGCFTRNYPVQKN from the coding sequence ATGGGACAAAGATATTCTTTTTCCAAAAAAACGATATCTCAATTATTCCCTTCTATTCTGGAAAATAATTATTTTGATAAATTTCATGATGAATGTGGTGTTTTTGGGATTTATTCTCCTGATAAAGTAGACACCTTTTCTTTAATCCAATTTGGTTTATTTGCATTACAACATAGAGGACAAGAAGCTTGTGGTTTTTCTGTTTTACGAGATGGGTTTATTATATCACATAAAAGCGAAGGGCTTGTTCTAGATTTTTTTAGAAAAATTTCCAATTCTGAATGTTATCATGGAAATGCTGTAATTGGACATACTCGTTATTCTACAGAAGGAGGACAAAGTAAAAAAAATATTCAACCTTTTTTTGGAGAAGATTCCTATGGAAAGAGCACTATATCTATAGTACATAATGGAAATTTAGTCAATGCTCAAGATCTCCGTAAAAGATTGGAATCTACAGGCGTAAATTTTATATCCGAATACTCAGATTCCGAAGTTATTTTACGTTTAATACAAAAATATTTACCAGAATCTGGTAATAGTTTAGAAAAGGCTATTCAAAAAACAACTATCGATATTAAAGGAGCTTATTCTGTGATTGTACTTATGGATAATAAAATAGCTGCATTTAGAGATCCAAATGGAATACGTCCTTTATGTTATGGTATGTTGAATGAAGAAACTTACATATTTAGTTCTGAAACTTGTGGAATTGATTCTGTAGGAGGATTTTATGTAAGAGATTTATTTCCAGGAGAAATTATAATTGTGGAAAAAAAATCAATTCAATTTTCTCTACTTTCAGAAAAAAAAAATACAAGAAAAAGAATATGCTCTTTTGAATATATTTATTTTTCTCGTCCTGATTCCTTAATTGAAAATATAAATGTTTATGAAATTCGTGAAAAAAGTGGAGAAAAACTTTATGAACAACATCCAGTGAAAGCTGATGTAGTTATTGGAGTTCCAGATTCTGGAGTGCCAGCTTCTATTGGCTATTCTAAAGCTTCTGGAATCCCTTTTAAACCGATTTTAGTAAAAAACAAATATATAGGAAGATCTTTTATTCTTCCTAAACAAGAAATGCGTGAAAAAATGGTAAACTTGAAATTAAACCCTATATTAGATGAAATAAAAGGCAAACGGATTGTTATTATTGATGATTCTATAGTTCGTGGAACGACCAGTCGTAGATTAGTTTACATATTAAGAAAAGCAGGAGCTAAAGAAATTCATTTCAGAAGCGCTTCACCTCCTATTATAGGACCATGTTATTTAGGAGTAGATACTCCAAGTCAAAAAGATCTCATATCATATAATCATATTGATAAAAAAAGTATAGAAAAAATTCTAAATGTAGATAGTTTAGAATTTTTAAGCATGGATAATTTTATAGATATTCTTGGAAGTATTCATTATTGTTTTGGTTGTTTTACTAGAAATTATCCAGTTCAAAAAAATTAA
- a CDS encoding phosphoribosylformylglycinamidine synthase yields the protein MNFRIYIQKKSPFDIDSRKLYNELKSMNISLYNINIVVYYIYDIFNINEKLFLESLSKVFVDPVTDILHKKIHLNTSYIKYFPDKYDDRAYAAIQCIKVLDPKSTKISVKTGQLIELIGMKKKQDFDKIIKYYIKSCLNLNTKNEKNNTKIIDNFINFSVEKIRTIHNDLNLSMSVHDLLFIQKYFLKEKRNPTKAELRIFDVYWSDHCRHTTFFTKLVDISFYGSFKKTYQSIFRKYLKDRDLIGRSKYPINLMDLSNLPARILYKKGKLTNYVSSYEHNACIMMINVDFTNQKKEKWYLLFKNETHNHPTEIDPFGGASTCVGGAIRDPLSGRAFVYQGIRLSGAADPMNSKTLNGKLPQHKICIESARGYSSYGNQIGLATTHVHEIYHEGYRAKRMEIGMVVGAVPVDFVKQDKPKKGDVILIVGGFTKKEGIGGATDSSKESNSDLKNYIQQKGDPIIERKIQRFFRKKEVISLIKKCNDFGAGGAAVAIGELSDSLVLNLDKIPVENTENMEAIEIALSESQERMAVILDPKDVKKFIHFSHEENIRSVPIGKITDNKRIIFYYREKEVFNVKSSFLNTKGSLKEKTVRVNSPISVSPFNKSKKIFFSKKTFLNTLSKLNIASQKSLVEMFDSTVGATTVLMPFGGKYQMTPSEGSVQKIPVFRGNTNTVSLVSWGFHPEISAWSPFHGGAYAIVECISKIVSMGGNYRNIYFSFQEYFQKLGNHPENWGIPFSALLGAYHAQMSLELASIGGKDSMSGTYKNLHVPPTFISFGVSTGLCSNIISPEFKKVGNKIYLYYHNSLKNEMPDFDSIKKAYDQVYEGICSGKIVSVKTVKDGGISIAIAKMSFGNRLGAVIDYNDHLLETNIGSLIIESSSSISDNNFIPIGEVISHKYLNFNGISIDIDESIKNWLKTFSPIFSSNENTFSLEEKINNLKQAKKTKKKEKYNSIIWKCKLKKKGKPRVFIPIFPGTNSEFESIRAFEKEGSIVNTFVFKNLNDKDIMESIFSFKKYIESVQIFMLCGGFSGGDEPDGSAKFIVSILHNPYIKDAIQYFLDRDGLILGICNGFQGLIKSGLLPYGKICLRNQNSPTLTYNKIEKHISQCVHIKVISDHSPWLNGMKNKIYTLPISHSEGRFYANKETINVLLDRNQIATQYVDLEGIPSLDRLYNPNGSVGAIEGLLSENGKIYGRMTHPERYDHGLLKNIPNVHEHSIFKNAVQYFL from the coding sequence ATGAATTTCAGAATTTATATACAAAAAAAAAGTCCTTTTGATATTGATTCTAGAAAATTGTACAATGAATTAAAAAGTATGAATATTTCATTGTATAATATAAATATAGTTGTTTATTATATATATGATATATTTAACATAAATGAAAAACTTTTTTTAGAAAGTTTGTCAAAGGTTTTTGTAGATCCTGTTACGGACATTTTGCACAAAAAAATACATTTGAATACTTCATATATAAAATATTTTCCAGATAAATATGATGATAGAGCTTATGCCGCTATACAATGCATTAAAGTTCTGGATCCTAAATCTACAAAAATATCCGTAAAAACTGGTCAATTAATTGAATTAATTGGAATGAAAAAAAAACAAGATTTCGATAAAATTATAAAATATTATATCAAGTCCTGTTTGAATTTGAATACAAAAAACGAAAAAAATAATACAAAAATTATAGATAATTTCATAAATTTTTCTGTTGAAAAGATCAGAACAATCCATAATGATTTGAATCTATCCATGAGCGTTCATGATTTACTATTTATACAGAAATATTTTTTGAAAGAAAAACGAAATCCAACAAAAGCAGAATTACGTATATTCGACGTTTATTGGTCGGATCATTGTCGTCATACAACATTTTTTACCAAATTAGTAGATATATCTTTTTATGGATCATTTAAAAAAACATATCAAAGTATTTTTAGAAAATATTTAAAAGATAGAGATTTAATAGGAAGATCAAAATATCCTATAAATCTTATGGATTTATCTAATCTTCCTGCTAGAATTCTTTATAAAAAGGGAAAATTAACAAATTATGTATCGTCATACGAACATAATGCGTGTATTATGATGATAAATGTAGATTTCACAAATCAAAAAAAAGAAAAATGGTACTTATTATTTAAAAATGAAACCCACAATCATCCTACTGAAATTGATCCTTTTGGAGGAGCGTCTACTTGTGTAGGAGGAGCGATTCGTGATCCTTTATCTGGAAGAGCTTTTGTTTATCAAGGAATTCGATTGAGTGGAGCTGCTGATCCTATGAATTCAAAAACTTTGAATGGAAAATTACCACAACATAAAATTTGTATTGAATCAGCTCGTGGTTATAGTTCTTATGGAAATCAAATAGGGTTAGCTACAACTCATGTTCACGAAATTTATCATGAGGGATATAGAGCTAAAAGAATGGAAATCGGAATGGTTGTTGGAGCGGTCCCTGTTGATTTTGTAAAACAGGATAAACCAAAAAAGGGGGATGTCATTTTGATAGTTGGTGGTTTTACAAAAAAAGAAGGAATTGGAGGTGCTACAGATTCTTCTAAAGAATCTAATTCTGATTTAAAAAATTATATTCAACAAAAAGGAGATCCAATAATAGAGAGAAAAATTCAAAGATTTTTCAGGAAAAAAGAAGTTATTTCTTTGATAAAAAAATGCAATGATTTTGGAGCAGGAGGAGCTGCTGTCGCTATAGGGGAATTAAGCGATAGTTTGGTGCTTAATTTAGACAAAATACCAGTAGAAAATACAGAAAACATGGAGGCTATAGAAATAGCACTTTCTGAGTCTCAAGAACGTATGGCCGTAATATTAGATCCTAAAGATGTTAAAAAATTTATTCATTTTTCTCATGAAGAAAATATCAGGTCTGTCCCTATAGGTAAAATCACGGACAATAAACGTATCATTTTTTATTATAGAGAAAAAGAAGTTTTTAATGTAAAAAGTTCTTTTTTGAATACAAAAGGATCTTTAAAAGAAAAAACTGTTCGTGTAAATTCGCCTATTTCAGTTTCTCCTTTTAATAAGTCAAAAAAAATTTTTTTTAGTAAAAAAACATTTTTAAATACTCTTTCTAAATTAAATATAGCTTCTCAAAAAAGTTTAGTGGAAATGTTTGATAGTACTGTAGGAGCTACTACAGTTTTAATGCCTTTTGGAGGAAAATATCAAATGACTCCATCTGAAGGAAGTGTACAAAAAATTCCTGTTTTTAGAGGAAATACAAATACAGTTAGTTTAGTTTCTTGGGGTTTTCATCCTGAAATTTCTGCTTGGAGTCCTTTTCATGGAGGAGCTTATGCTATTGTAGAATGTATTTCTAAAATTGTTTCTATGGGAGGAAATTATAGAAATATTTATTTTAGTTTTCAAGAATATTTTCAAAAATTGGGAAATCATCCAGAAAATTGGGGGATACCTTTTTCTGCTTTATTAGGAGCTTATCATGCTCAAATGTCTTTAGAATTAGCTTCTATAGGGGGTAAAGATTCTATGTCTGGAACATATAAAAATCTACATGTTCCTCCAACATTTATTTCCTTTGGGGTATCTACAGGTTTGTGTTCCAATATTATATCTCCTGAATTTAAAAAAGTTGGGAATAAAATTTATTTGTATTATCATAATTCATTAAAAAATGAAATGCCTGATTTTGATTCTATAAAAAAAGCTTATGACCAAGTTTATGAAGGAATTTGTTCCGGAAAAATTGTTTCGGTTAAAACCGTAAAAGATGGAGGTATTTCTATTGCTATTGCTAAGATGTCTTTTGGAAATCGTTTAGGAGCAGTTATTGATTATAATGATCATTTACTTGAAACGAATATAGGTTCTCTAATTATAGAATCTTCGTCTTCTATTTCAGACAATAATTTTATTCCAATAGGAGAGGTTATTTCTCATAAATATTTAAATTTTAATGGAATATCTATTGATATAGATGAATCAATAAAAAATTGGTTGAAAACTTTTTCTCCTATTTTTTCTTCTAATGAAAATACATTTTCATTAGAAGAAAAAATAAATAACCTTAAACAGGCAAAAAAAACTAAAAAAAAAGAAAAGTATAATTCTATTATATGGAAATGTAAATTGAAAAAAAAAGGAAAACCTCGTGTGTTTATTCCTATATTTCCTGGTACAAATAGTGAATTCGAATCAATTCGTGCATTTGAAAAAGAAGGATCTATTGTAAATACTTTTGTATTCAAAAATCTAAATGATAAAGATATTATGGAGTCTATATTTTCTTTTAAAAAGTATATAGAATCTGTACAAATATTTATGCTTTGTGGAGGTTTTAGTGGTGGAGATGAACCAGATGGTTCTGCTAAATTCATTGTATCTATATTACATAACCCATATATTAAAGATGCTATTCAATATTTTCTTGATCGTGATGGATTAATTTTAGGAATTTGTAATGGTTTTCAAGGATTGATAAAATCAGGGTTATTACCTTATGGTAAAATTTGTTTGAGGAATCAAAATTCTCCTACATTAACTTACAATAAAATAGAAAAACATATATCTCAATGTGTCCATATTAAAGTCATTTCTGATCATTCTCCATGGTTAAATGGAATGAAAAATAAAATATATACTCTTCCTATATCTCACAGTGAAGGAAGATTTTATGCAAATAAAGAAACAATAAATGTTTTATTGGATAGAAATCAAATAGCTACACAATATGTAGATTTAGAAGGTATCCCTAGTTTAGATAGATTATATAATCCTAATGGATCTGTTGGAGCTATTGAAGGATTATTGAGTGAGAATGGTAAAATTTATGGAAGGATGACTCATCCAGAACGTTATGATCATGGATTATTAAAAAATATTCCTAATGTTCATGAACATTCTATTTTCAAAAATGCAGTACAATATTTTTTATAA
- the purE gene encoding 5-(carboxyamino)imidazole ribonucleotide mutase, giving the protein MKVAIFFGSISDKSIMKITAEVLKKFNISYKSYIISAHRLPDILSNTIKEIESEGTDVIIAGAGLSAHLPGIISSKTILPVIGIPIHCNNNYGSLGGIDALFSMVQMPKDVPVATVGINNSYNAALFAIHILSIKYQNIRKLLLKFRMKKKEKLITEIKQHLLP; this is encoded by the coding sequence ATGAAAGTGGCTATATTTTTTGGAAGTATTTCTGATAAATCAATTATGAAAATAACAGCAGAAGTGCTAAAAAAATTTAATATAAGTTATAAATCTTATATAATTTCCGCACATCGATTACCAGATATTTTATCAAACACTATTAAAGAAATAGAATCTGAAGGGACAGATGTCATTATTGCAGGAGCTGGATTATCCGCTCATTTACCTGGAATAATTTCTTCTAAAACAATTTTACCTGTCATAGGAATCCCTATTCATTGCAATAATAATTATGGATCCTTAGGAGGAATAGATGCCCTTTTTTCTATGGTGCAAATGCCAAAAGATGTTCCCGTTGCTACAGTAGGAATAAATAATTCCTATAACGCAGCTCTATTTGCCATTCATATTTTATCTATAAAATATCAAAATATAAGGAAATTATTGCTAAAATTCAGAATGAAAAAAAAAGAAAAATTGATAACTGAAATCAAGCAACATTTATTACCATGA
- the purM gene encoding phosphoribosylformylglycinamidine cyclo-ligase yields MTICKINNILEKTYNNRVMSTLDHFSGFYKIYEFGYKEPILVSGVDGVGTKLRLAIDYKKYDVIGEDCFAMCANDVLCHGATPLFFLDYLACGKLDFSIVEKIIQGIAISCKKTNTCLIGGETAEMPGVYQENDYDIAGFCVGIVEKNHLIDGKKLIQEGDILIGLPSSGVHSNGFSVIRNIFSTEDFMKFFQKKPFYETLLIPTRIYHFPIHTLSKEFVIHGLAHITGGGISDNLYRILPENLSAVVEKEKIPIQPVFNFIRKKGNLSEYEMWNTFNMGVGMIIVVSFKEKCSILNRLHFLGERPFILGKIVKGNKKVLLK; encoded by the coding sequence ATGACCATATGCAAGATTAATAATATTTTAGAAAAAACTTATAATAATAGAGTAATGAGTACATTAGATCATTTCTCTGGTTTTTATAAAATATATGAATTTGGATATAAGGAACCTATTTTAGTATCTGGAGTTGATGGTGTAGGAACTAAATTACGTTTAGCTATAGACTACAAAAAATATGATGTAATAGGAGAAGATTGTTTTGCAATGTGTGCAAATGATGTTTTATGTCATGGAGCTACTCCTTTATTTTTTTTAGATTATTTAGCTTGTGGAAAACTAGATTTTTCTATTGTAGAAAAAATTATACAAGGAATAGCTATTTCTTGCAAAAAAACCAATACTTGTCTTATTGGGGGGGAAACTGCGGAAATGCCTGGAGTTTATCAAGAAAATGATTATGATATAGCTGGATTTTGTGTAGGTATTGTGGAAAAGAACCATCTTATAGATGGAAAAAAATTAATTCAAGAAGGAGATATTTTAATAGGACTTCCTTCCTCAGGTGTACATAGTAATGGTTTTTCTGTGATTAGAAATATTTTTTCTACAGAAGATTTTATGAAATTTTTTCAAAAAAAACCGTTTTATGAAACGCTTTTAATTCCAACTAGAATTTATCATTTTCCTATTCATACTTTATCAAAAGAATTTGTAATTCATGGATTAGCTCATATTACTGGAGGAGGAATATCAGATAATTTATATCGAATTCTTCCAGAAAATTTATCAGCTGTAGTGGAAAAAGAAAAAATTCCTATTCAACCTGTTTTCAATTTTATTCGAAAAAAAGGAAATCTATCAGAATATGAAATGTGGAATACTTTTAATATGGGGGTAGGAATGATTATAGTCGTTTCTTTTAAAGAAAAGTGTTCTATTTTAAATAGACTCCATTTTTTAGGAGAAAGACCTTTTATTTTGGGTAAAATTGTGAAAGGAAATAAAAAAGTTCTTTTGAAATAA
- a CDS encoding adenylosuccinate synthase — protein sequence MPSNVIVGLQWGDEGKGKITDLLAKNSDYVIRYQGGNNSGHSIHIKNHYFVLHLIPSGVIYSGVKCIIGPGVVIDPKSLIQEIQNLESMGINTSKVFLAKRAHITMPYHRLLDQYQEEALGDKSIGTTHKGIGPTYVDKVDRIGIRVLDLLDLKVFYKKLKYNIDFKNQIFTKIFQREPLSFQSVYEEYIEYAKILSNRIIDVVYEIHDAFHNKKRILFEGAQAMLLDLNYGTYPYVTTSSTSTGGVCTGVGIPPNFLKNFIGITKAYCTRVGFGPFPTEINNEIGDAIRQKGNEYGATTKRPRRCGWLDLISLKYSCMINGINYLIITKLDVLSELDIIKVCIKYKCDNKIIQYFPSNIKQNLEGIYIDFPGWKKDISHIYEYKYLPKNCKKYIKFIEDYLKLEILLISVGSERNQNIIKNESLFLEIFT from the coding sequence ATGCCTTCAAATGTTATTGTTGGTCTCCAATGGGGTGACGAGGGAAAAGGAAAAATTACAGACTTACTTGCTAAAAATTCGGATTATGTAATCCGTTATCAAGGAGGAAATAATTCTGGTCATTCTATTCATATTAAAAATCATTATTTTGTTCTTCATTTAATTCCTTCTGGAGTAATTTATTCTGGTGTAAAATGTATTATTGGACCTGGAGTCGTCATTGATCCTAAATCTTTGATACAAGAAATACAAAATTTAGAATCAATGGGAATCAATACATCTAAAGTTTTTTTAGCAAAAAGAGCACATATTACTATGCCTTATCATCGTTTGTTAGATCAATATCAAGAAGAAGCTTTAGGAGACAAATCAATTGGAACTACACATAAAGGAATCGGGCCTACTTATGTAGATAAAGTAGATCGCATAGGAATTCGTGTTTTAGATTTATTGGATCTAAAGGTTTTTTATAAGAAATTAAAATACAATATTGATTTTAAAAATCAAATTTTTACAAAAATTTTTCAAAGAGAACCTCTTTCTTTTCAATCTGTTTATGAAGAATATATAGAATATGCAAAAATTCTTTCTAATCGGATTATAGATGTTGTTTATGAAATTCATGATGCCTTTCATAACAAAAAAAGAATTTTGTTTGAAGGAGCTCAAGCTATGTTATTGGATCTAAATTATGGAACATATCCATATGTTACGACTTCTTCTACTTCTACTGGAGGGGTGTGTACAGGAGTAGGAATTCCTCCTAATTTTTTAAAAAATTTTATAGGAATAACAAAAGCATATTGTACTCGGGTAGGATTTGGCCCTTTTCCTACAGAGATAAACAATGAAATTGGTGATGCAATACGTCAGAAAGGAAATGAATATGGTGCAACGACAAAACGTCCTAGACGATGTGGTTGGTTAGATTTAATTTCTCTTAAATATTCTTGTATGATTAATGGGATCAATTACTTAATTATTACAAAATTAGATGTTTTAAGTGAATTGGATATTATTAAAGTATGTATTAAATACAAATGTGATAATAAAATCATTCAATATTTTCCTTCGAATATAAAACAAAATCTAGAAGGAATTTATATAGATTTTCCTGGATGGAAAAAAGATATATCTCATATTTATGAATATAAATATTTACCAAAAAATTGTAAAAAATATATTAAATTTATCGAAGATTATTTAAAATTAGAAATTTTATTGATTTCTGTAGGATCTGAAAGAAATCAGAACATTATTAAAAATGAATCTTTGTTTTTAGAAATTTTTACTTAA
- the purB gene encoding adenylosuccinate lyase, translating into MEEYKNPLGERYSSKEMLYNFSPKKKFITWRKLWLYLAEFQKELGLNISKEQIFDLKNHLHDIDWERVSFYEKKFRHDVMAHLYAFGEKATIARPIIHLGATSAFLGDNTDIILIRDGLEILLKKLINVIFRLRNFTLEYHNIPTLAFTHYQPAQLTTVGKRSALWLQSLLLDLEELEFRLKNIHFRGVKGTVGSADSFKKLFNGDLQKVKDLEKKLSDKFRFKNVFSITGQTYDRKVDAQILNLLSNISQSSHKFSNDLRLLQNLKEMEEPFEKEQIGSSAMAYKRNPIRSERMASLAKYVISLSNSSALVSATQWLERTLDDSANRRLVIGQSFLSVDSILMIWNNILENIVVYPKIIERHIKEELPFLITEYIIVECVKNGADRQDIHERIRIHSMETNDKIKLEGIENDFIQRILHDEKIPIHEEKMNQILNPKNFTGFSSDQTLEFIDTKVNPILNRFYHLIDSDISNMDRQI; encoded by the coding sequence GTGGAAGAATATAAAAATCCTTTAGGAGAACGATATAGTAGTAAAGAAATGCTATATAATTTCTCTCCAAAAAAAAAGTTTATTACTTGGAGAAAATTATGGTTATATTTGGCAGAATTTCAGAAGGAATTAGGTTTAAACATTAGCAAAGAACAAATATTTGATTTAAAAAATCATTTACATGACATTGATTGGGAAAGAGTTTCTTTTTATGAAAAAAAATTTCGTCATGATGTTATGGCTCATTTATATGCTTTCGGAGAAAAAGCTACTATAGCTAGGCCTATTATTCATTTGGGAGCTACAAGTGCGTTTCTAGGAGACAATACAGATATCATCTTAATCCGTGATGGATTGGAAATTTTATTAAAAAAATTGATTAATGTAATTTTTCGTCTCAGAAATTTTACTTTAGAATATCACAATATTCCTACTTTAGCTTTTACTCATTATCAGCCAGCTCAATTAACTACTGTAGGAAAACGTTCTGCTTTATGGTTACAGAGTCTTCTTCTAGATTTAGAGGAATTAGAATTTAGATTGAAAAATATTCATTTCAGAGGAGTTAAAGGAACTGTAGGTTCGGCAGATAGTTTCAAAAAATTATTTAATGGAGATTTACAAAAAGTAAAAGATTTAGAAAAAAAATTATCTGATAAATTCAGATTTAAAAATGTTTTTTCTATAACAGGACAAACTTACGATAGAAAGGTTGATGCTCAAATATTAAATTTGTTATCTAATATATCTCAGTCTTCTCATAAATTTAGTAACGATTTGCGTTTATTACAAAATTTAAAAGAAATGGAAGAACCTTTTGAAAAAGAACAAATTGGATCTAGTGCGATGGCTTATAAACGAAATCCAATACGTAGTGAACGTATGGCTTCTTTAGCTAAATATGTTATTTCTTTATCGAATAGTTCAGCCTTAGTTTCAGCTACTCAATGGTTAGAACGTACTTTAGATGATTCTGCCAATAGAAGATTGGTTATAGGACAATCATTTTTATCTGTAGATTCAATTTTAATGATTTGGAATAACATATTAGAAAATATTGTGGTATACCCTAAGATTATTGAGAGACATATAAAAGAAGAGCTTCCTTTTTTAATTACTGAATATATTATTGTAGAATGTGTGAAAAACGGAGCGGATAGACAGGATATTCATGAAAGAATACGAATTCATTCTATGGAAACAAATGATAAAATTAAATTAGAAGGAATAGAAAATGATTTTATTCAACGTATTTTACATGATGAAAAAATCCCAATTCATGAAGAAAAAATGAATCAAATTCTAAATCCTAAAAATTTTACAGGATTTTCTTCAGATCAAACTTTAGAATTTATTGATACAAAAGTTAATCCTATATTAAACCGTTTTTATCATTTAATTGATTCTGATATATCTAATATGGATAGACAAATATGA
- a CDS encoding formyltransferase family protein, protein MKKIAILVSGKGTNMKHIFQAIKSRMLYNSMVNLVISDRWCIAIQYALEKNIPVFSLIRTNKKFLSKEIDNILDIYIPNIIVLSGFLSILDTKFCEKWFSKVINIHPSLLPKYGGKGMYGMKVHQEVIKNKEKISGATVHYVTKNVDLGDVILKKKCKIDSGETPTSLSKKVSVIEKEILIQSINNLKN, encoded by the coding sequence ATGAAAAAAATAGCTATTTTAGTTTCCGGAAAAGGAACCAATATGAAACACATTTTCCAAGCAATTAAAAGTAGGATGCTTTATAATTCTATGGTAAATTTAGTAATTTCTGATAGATGGTGTATAGCAATTCAATATGCGTTGGAAAAAAATATTCCAGTATTTTCTTTAATAAGAACTAATAAAAAATTTCTTTCTAAAGAAATAGATAATATACTTGATATATACATTCCTAATATTATAGTTCTTTCAGGGTTTCTTTCTATACTTGATACAAAATTTTGTGAAAAATGGTTCAGTAAAGTTATAAATATTCATCCTTCCCTATTGCCTAAGTATGGTGGAAAAGGAATGTATGGAATGAAAGTACATCAAGAAGTTATAAAAAATAAGGAAAAAATATCAGGAGCTACAGTTCACTATGTAACAAAAAACGTGGATTTAGGAGATGTAATTTTGAAAAAAAAATGTAAAATTGATTCAGGAGAAACTCCAACATCTTTATCAAAAAAAGTATCTGTGATAGAAAAAGAAATATTAATTCAATCTATTAATAATCTTAAGAATTAA